In Methanocaldococcus lauensis, a single genomic region encodes these proteins:
- a CDS encoding DUF1959 domain-containing protein — protein MEETLNIDKKYVENSLKQKINVLKDNRFLMDEVFIPISKALKIDVDEVIEIFLKKLDFTSCYELHAYAEQARMGCLGRKVDIDLGLCWLCDFFGLIKKEEADLIRKKVVELHVLHKKPYEEALEEGRKLIIKLLREE, from the coding sequence ATGGAAGAAACATTGAATATTGACAAAAAGTATGTTGAAAATTCGTTAAAGCAGAAGATAAATGTTCTTAAAGATAATAGATTTTTAATGGATGAAGTTTTTATTCCAATATCTAAGGCGTTAAAAATTGATGTTGATGAGGTAATTGAAATATTTCTAAAAAAATTGGACTTTACTTCATGTTATGAACTACACGCCTATGCAGAACAGGCAAGAATGGGTTGTTTAGGTAGAAAGGTTGATATTGACTTAGGTTTATGTTGGCTATGTGATTTCTTTGGGTTAATTAAAAAAGAAGAGGCAGATTTAATTAGAAAAAAAGTTGTAGAACTTCATGTATTGCATAAAAAACCTTACGAAGAAGCGTTAGAAGAGGGTAGAAAATTAATTATTAAGTTGCTAAGGGAGGAATAA
- a CDS encoding NADH-quinone oxidoreductase subunit B family protein codes for MVKKLFRKRSINVCIVNTGGCNGCDIEIVSCLSARYDIEQYGIYVHNNPKEADVLLVTGPVTLQWAERLKEIYEKTPEPKIVVAVGACALSGGIFKEGHVVGGVHKVIPVDAKIPGCPPRPSEIIEAILKVAPKALGMREEKLKEKNK; via the coding sequence ATGGTAAAAAAGTTGTTTAGAAAGAGGTCAATCAATGTCTGTATTGTCAATACTGGGGGATGTAATGGATGCGACATAGAAATAGTTTCCTGTCTATCTGCGAGATATGACATAGAGCAGTATGGAATTTATGTTCATAACAATCCAAAAGAGGCAGATGTTTTGTTAGTTACTGGCCCTGTAACATTACAATGGGCTGAAAGATTGAAAGAAATTTATGAAAAAACTCCTGAACCTAAGATTGTTGTCGCAGTTGGAGCATGTGCATTGAGTGGAGGAATCTTTAAAGAGGGGCATGTAGTTGGAGGAGTTCATAAAGTTATTCCAGTAGATGCTAAAATTCCGGGATGCCCTCCAAGACCCTCTGAAATAATTGAGGCAATATTGAAAGTAGCTCCAAAGGCGTTGGGAATGAGAGAAGAGAAG
- a CDS encoding EhaE family protein, protein MEYIEYLLYLGYVLLIIGTIGAIVGPKSNDRLIRLLNTEVATFGVCFIFLAYDEALALMTFIAVNAILSLILVRAIIQNEEYEKESDIE, encoded by the coding sequence ATGGAATATATTGAATATTTACTGTATCTTGGTTATGTATTGTTGATTATTGGAACCATTGGAGCAATTGTTGGACCTAAATCTAACGATAGATTAATCAGATTACTAAATACAGAAGTAGCCACTTTTGGAGTTTGTTTTATATTTTTGGCTTATGATGAGGCATTGGCATTAATGACATTCATAGCAGTTAATGCAATTTTAAGTTTAATCTTAGTTAGGGCAATAATTCAAAATGAGGAATATGAAAAAGAATCTGATATTGAATAA
- a CDS encoding DUF2109 domain-containing protein, which produces MDIIEGVIGFIALLMVFRIFLTRSRARKLLYLCCLSFCISALIALYVKSPMGGIVAIIYFICSTLTSNAIAYTIEQVKDIE; this is translated from the coding sequence ATGGACATAATAGAAGGAGTTATTGGATTTATAGCATTGTTAATGGTTTTCAGAATATTTTTAACAAGAAGTAGAGCCAGAAAATTGTTATATTTATGCTGTTTGAGTTTCTGCATCTCTGCATTAATTGCTCTTTATGTAAAATCTCCCATGGGGGGAATAGTGGCAATAATATACTTTATATGTTCAACATTGACATCTAATGCCATAGCATACACAATAGAGCAAGTAAAAGATATAGAATAA
- a CDS encoding EhaF family protein, with the protein MKKLGKIWNYLSKPEVVPRIFSIFLALIFIFGLLTPHYLNNNQLYPKPIPHSQTLKTPLAPYDRGGIPLKKPALIKAQYPEYAPNIGKITAYLTPIAEWIKSKTYYFGTTIVSTPGGILDEILYYTRGMDTVLESTILLVSFIIFSWLLFHKD; encoded by the coding sequence ATGAAAAAACTTGGTAAAATTTGGAATTATCTCTCAAAGCCAGAAGTAGTTCCAAGGATTTTCTCTATATTTTTGGCATTAATATTTATATTTGGATTATTAACTCCTCACTACCTAAATAATAACCAACTCTATCCTAAACCAATTCCACACTCCCAAACATTAAAAACTCCTTTAGCTCCTTACGACAGAGGAGGTATTCCTTTGAAAAAACCAGCATTGATAAAGGCACAGTATCCTGAATATGCTCCAAACATTGGAAAGATAACTGCCTACTTAACGCCAATAGCGGAGTGGATAAAAAGTAAAACTTACTACTTTGGAACAACAATAGTTTCAACGCCTGGAGGAATATTGGATGAGATTCTTTACTATACGAGAGGAATGGATACAGTTCTTGAGAGTACTATACTGTTAGTATCATTTATTATATTCAGTTGGCTCTTATTCCATAAGGATTAG
- a CDS encoding energy-converting hydrogenase subunit EhaL family protein yields the protein MDLFYLNLAIISFIIGNIIGLEYSYRKYPNPYVEKSIDKLALSLAIIGGILINTPLYIIGTLLIGFPLGMRPGYGRVELVVGIITALVVRGIISLV from the coding sequence ATGGATTTATTCTATTTAAATTTAGCGATAATTTCCTTTATAATTGGCAATATTATTGGGTTAGAATACAGTTATAGAAAATACCCTAATCCCTATGTAGAAAAAAGTATTGATAAATTAGCGTTATCTTTGGCTATAATTGGAGGAATTTTGATAAACACCCCTTTATATATAATTGGAACTTTATTAATTGGCTTTCCATTAGGAATGAGACCAGGATATGGAAGAGTTGAATTAGTTGTTGGAATAATTACTGCCTTAGTAGTGAGAGGCATAATTTCATTAGTTTAA
- a CDS encoding respiratory chain complex I subunit 1 family protein: MSSSLLGTLNLTLFAYLVGSLLLGLHRKIMARIQGRPGPPIIQYLLHTLKFYVKEITFPVTAGNPLYIFVVLLDVAVWLSALIIGIDLKSSLLIIIGIYVLQKIVEHGCGLSSGSPYGKLGGVRSVFSAAAEVPLFAVVAAIYLTTHSVLISDILRYQELHGSLIFQMPICAFAFFILLVSKSPYSPFGIVKGKDIVSGYMTEHYGLLASLIYIAESIAYFVLLWLFIAIFIGPVVISNPLLTLAVMILLTVILAFINGLTPLLAPHHSVMLQMTIAGLVLCDVLYRLFIGG; the protein is encoded by the coding sequence ATGAGTTCCTCACTATTGGGAACATTAAACTTAACATTATTTGCATACTTAGTTGGTTCATTGTTGTTAGGATTACATAGAAAAATAATGGCGAGAATTCAAGGAAGACCAGGACCACCAATTATTCAATATCTCCTACATACCTTAAAATTCTATGTAAAGGAGATAACTTTCCCAGTCACTGCTGGAAATCCTCTATACATATTTGTAGTTTTGTTAGATGTCGCTGTATGGTTATCAGCATTAATTATAGGAATTGACCTCAAATCTTCATTATTGATTATAATAGGAATTTATGTTTTACAAAAAATAGTTGAGCATGGATGTGGTTTGTCCTCTGGATCTCCTTATGGAAAATTAGGAGGGGTAAGAAGTGTATTCTCAGCCGCGGCAGAGGTTCCCTTATTTGCAGTAGTTGCGGCTATATATTTAACAACTCACTCAGTATTAATTTCAGATATTTTAAGATATCAAGAATTACACGGCAGTTTAATCTTCCAAATGCCAATTTGTGCATTTGCCTTCTTTATATTACTTGTATCAAAATCTCCATATAGTCCATTTGGAATAGTTAAAGGTAAAGATATAGTTAGTGGATACATGACAGAGCATTATGGTTTGTTAGCATCATTGATATACATTGCTGAGTCTATTGCATATTTCGTATTATTATGGCTGTTTATAGCAATATTCATTGGGCCAGTAGTTATAAGTAATCCATTATTAACTTTGGCTGTTATGATTTTACTAACAGTAATATTGGCATTTATAAATGGTTTAACTCCTTTATTAGCCCCTCATCACTCAGTTATGCTTCAAATGACTATTGCAGGTTTGGTTTTGTGCGATGTCCTTTATAGATTATTCATAGGGGGATAA
- a CDS encoding EhaG family protein — translation MENPVIYFYNPTILVGFTIGILSLFAIGSQKDDLHALILTDIVECAMLVVIAGVGSDLCEALILPGLVVSLAELLAVSEVLINRKFIKSKKPKPKVYKLFEEFKLPIHTGDLKYNIHMEVLKTSPKFFALVLIIYGAILSGFTGGAVIATGLLFYALSLRVRGLELSEELKTLWEGMAGLSGIAWSLWIIGFLGFFLFPKKWLLFLLMAGLGLVLKVGSKLGLIGFIGEAK, via the coding sequence ATGGAGAATCCAGTTATTTATTTTTATAATCCAACGATATTAGTTGGATTTACCATTGGTATTTTATCATTATTTGCAATTGGTTCACAAAAAGATGACTTACATGCTTTAATATTGACAGATATAGTTGAGTGTGCTATGTTAGTAGTTATAGCAGGAGTTGGGTCTGATTTATGTGAGGCATTAATTCTGCCAGGGTTAGTTGTTAGTTTGGCTGAACTTTTAGCAGTTTCAGAAGTTTTAATAAATAGAAAATTTATAAAATCAAAAAAACCTAAGCCAAAGGTTTATAAATTGTTTGAAGAGTTCAAACTTCCAATACATACAGGAGATTTGAAATATAATATTCATATGGAAGTTTTAAAAACATCTCCTAAGTTTTTTGCATTAGTTCTTATAATTTATGGAGCAATACTAAGTGGATTTACTGGAGGGGCGGTTATAGCTACTGGACTGTTATTTTATGCTTTATCTTTAAGAGTCAGAGGATTGGAATTATCTGAAGAGTTAAAAACTCTCTGGGAGGGAATGGCTGGACTTTCAGGAATTGCGTGGAGCTTATGGATTATAGGATTTTTAGGATTCTTTCTATTTCCAAAAAAATGGCTTTTATTCTTATTAATGGCTGGTTTAGGTTTAGTTTTAAAGGTTGGCTCAAAACTTGGACTTATTGGATTCATAGGTGAGGCAAAATGA
- a CDS encoding DUF2108 domain-containing protein, with protein sequence MEILLIVSGVCCILGGLGVILHTNPINKIIMLGLLNVGLIGMIVSSYYLDIAIISSICEPISTIILLLGYMKYLTTLKKKKKYGRELPILSK encoded by the coding sequence TTGGAAATTTTATTAATTGTTTCAGGAGTTTGTTGTATTCTTGGAGGTTTAGGAGTTATATTGCACACAAACCCAATAAACAAGATAATAATGTTAGGCCTGTTAAATGTTGGCTTAATTGGAATGATTGTCTCATCTTACTATTTGGATATAGCGATAATATCCTCAATCTGTGAACCAATATCAACCATAATACTACTCCTTGGTTATATGAAATACTTAACAACATTAAAGAAAAAGAAAAAATATGGAAGAGAGTTGCCAATATTGTCTAAATAA
- a CDS encoding proton-conducting transporter transmembrane domain-containing protein has product MIENINGILLGIVPFGDIVFNFTEFSFIGFIIAIIFTVIAYLTKPEKQLEAQKFRVEDKLEIVTLKELKIRRMMAIFCGLATAGAMVTYDLFDYALFLTLVGIANIGIISAVKKEHVLNAGYQYGLIAMISTLPLFGSAGLILAKTGTLSIFELSKTSISLLFEKIIFASGMAGETGVAPFYAAKAEMFRAPGSPYILMIHLSSLLLIVRTVEILLTI; this is encoded by the coding sequence ATGATTGAAAATATTAATGGCATTTTGTTAGGAATTGTTCCATTTGGTGATATTGTCTTTAACTTCACAGAATTTTCATTTATTGGATTTATAATTGCCATAATATTTACAGTTATTGCTTATCTAACAAAACCAGAAAAGCAGTTAGAAGCACAAAAATTTAGAGTTGAGGATAAATTGGAAATTGTTACTCTTAAAGAGTTAAAGATTAGGAGGATGATGGCTATATTTTGTGGATTGGCTACTGCTGGGGCTATGGTAACCTATGATCTATTTGATTATGCATTATTCTTAACATTGGTAGGAATTGCAAACATTGGAATTATTTCTGCTGTAAAAAAAGAGCATGTTTTGAATGCAGGTTATCAGTATGGTTTAATAGCGATGATTTCTACACTTCCATTGTTTGGCTCAGCAGGGTTAATACTGGCAAAAACTGGAACTTTATCTATATTTGAGTTATCAAAGACTTCAATATCTTTATTGTTTGAAAAAATTATATTTGCCTCTGGAATGGCTGGTGAGACAGGAGTTGCTCCATTCTATGCCGCTAAGGCAGAGATGTTTAGAGCCCCTGGCTCTCCATACATTTTAATGATACACTTATCTTCACTACTGTTAATTGTAAGGACTGTCGAAATTTTATTAACAATTTAA